In Micromonospora cremea, the genomic window CGGTGACCGCGCCGGCCGCAAGCGCTTCCTCATAATCGGGCTGGCGCTGTTCGGCCTGGCGTCGCTGCTCTCCGCGTACGCCCAGAGCCCCGCCCAGCTGATCGCGGCCCGCGCACTGATGGGGGTCGGCGGCGCGGCCATCATGCCGGTGACGCTGTCGATCATCTCCAACGTCTTCGACCCGCGCGAGCGTGGCCGCGCCATCGGCGTCTGGGCCGGGGCGGTCGGGCTCGCGGTGGCAATCGGCCCGATCCTCGGCGGCGCGCTGCTGGAGCACTTCTGGTGGGGCTCGGTCTTCCTGATCAACGTGCCGGTGGTCGTCGCCGGCGTGCTCCTGGTCGCCCTGCTGGTCCCCGAGTCGCGCGACCCGCGCCCCGGCCGGGTCGACGTGCTCGGCGTCCTGCTCTCCGTGATCGGCCTGGTCGCCCTCTCCTACGGCATCATCGACGGCGGCGAGCACGGCTTCGGCCGCCCGGTGGCCTGGGGCTCGATCCTGGTCGGCCTGGCGGTGCTGGCCTGGTTCGTGCAGCACGAGCGGCGCAGCGACCACCCGTCGCTGGACGTCCGGCTGTTCCGCCTGCCCCGGTTCGCCGCGCCGGTGGCCATCGTCGGCCTGGTGTTCTTCGCCGCGATGGGCGTGATGTTCTTCAGCTCGTTCTACCTGCAACTGGTACGCGACTACAGCCCGCTGCAGACCGGCCTGCTCTTCCTGCCCTTCGCCGGCGCCCAGCTGATCTTCGCGCCGCGCAGCGCTGCCATGGTCCGCCGCTACGGCGGCCGGGCGGTCGCGACCGTCGGGCTGGCGCTGACCACGGCGGCACTGGCCGCGTTCGCCTTCGTTGACGCGTCCACCCCGATCTGGGTCGTGCTGGTCGTCTTCTTCTTCCAGGGCGTCGGAATGGCCAACATCATGCCGCCGGCAACCGAGTCGATCATGTCGGCGCTGCCCCGGGAGAAGGCCGGCGTGGGCTCCGCGGTGAGCAACACCGTCCGCCAGGTGGCCGGTGCGCTCGGCGTGGCGGTCCTCGGCTCGGTGCTCTCCGCGGTCTACCGGGCCGACGTGGACGGCGCGCTGACCGGCCTGCCCGCGCAGGCCCGCGACGCGGCCAACGAGTCGATCTCCGGGGCGTACGCGGCGGCCGGGCAGCTCGGCCCCGCGGGGCCGGCGCTGATCTCGGCGGCCAACGACGCCTTCGTCACCGCCATGCACTGGGCGGCGGCGCTCTCCGCGGTGGTCGCCGCGCTCGGGATCCTGGTGGTGCTGCGCTGGATGCCCGGCCGGGAGGCCGTGGCGGATGCGCCAGCGGCACCGGTCGCCGAGCCCGAGTTGGCCGGGACGGCCTAGGTTCGGGGACAATGTCCGACATGACCTCCACTGCCGATGCTCCGCGGTCGCCCGGGCGACCGCGGAGCCTCCGCGCCGATGAGGCGATCATCGAGGCCACCCTCGACCTGCTCGCCGAGGGCAGCACGATCGAGGCGCTCTCGATCGAGGCGATCGCCGCCCGCGCCGGGGTCGGCAAGGCCACCATCTACCGCCGCTGGGCCGGCAAGGACGCGCTGCTGCTGGACGCGCTGCGCCGGCTCAAGGGCATCCTGCCGCAGCCCGAGGGGCACTCCGTGCGGGATGACCTGGTGCTGCTCGTCGGCGCGATCGGCAAGAACGTCGACCCGCGAGCGGCGAAGATCATGCCCTGCCTGGTGCCCGCGGTGAACCGCAGCCCCGACCAGTTCCAGCTCTACCAGAACATCATCGCCCCGCGCCGGCAGCTGATGCGCGAGGTGTTGCGGCGCGGCATCAGCGAGGGCCTGCTCCGGCCGGACATCGACCTGGAGGTGACCATGGCGCTCCTCACCGGGCCGATGCTGATCCAGCGGGTGCTGCAATGGAACCCGGAGCTGGACGAGCGGACCCTGCCAGGGCAGGTCGTCGACACCGTGCTGGAGGGCATCCGCACCCGCTGACCCGCACCCCGGCCGGTGGTCAGCCGGCCGGCGCGCGCAGCCGGTGCAGGCGCAGCGCCAGCTGCACCTCCAGCGCCCGCTCGGGCTTCTGCCAGTCGGCGCCGAGCAGCTGCCCGACCCGCTCCAACCGCTGGGTCACCGTGTTGACGTGCACGTGCAGCTGCTCGGCCGCCCGGGCCAGGCTGCCGCCCACCCCGAAGTACGCCTCCAGCGTCTTCACCAGCGCCGTTCCCCGCCGAGCGTCGTAGTCGAGCACCGGCCCGACGGTGGCGGTGAGGAACTGGGCCACGTCCTTCTCGCCCCGGTCACTGACCGTGCCCAGCAGCAACCCGACGAAGCCCAGCTCCGCCGTGCTCGAACCCTGGCCGGAGCGGCCCAGCGCGCCCAACGCGGTGAGGCAGCGGTCCGCCTCGTGGAACGCGCCGGCCAGCGTCGCCGGCCCGGCCGACGGGCCGCTCGCCCCGGCGGTCACCGGTCGGCCCGTCACCCGGGACAGGTCCCGGGCCACCGAGCGGGCGCTGCCACCGGCGTCGCGCCCGGGCAGCATCAGCACCACCCGACCGTCGCGCGCCGCCGCCAGCCCACCGCGCGCCGAGGCGTACGTGGTGGCCCAGGAGAGCACCCGCTGCCGGGCCGACCCGGTGGCCGCGATCGCGTCGTCGCCCACCGCCACCAGCACGTGCGGAGCGTCCAGATCCACCCCGAGGCGCCGGGCCCGGCTGCGCAGCGCGTCGGTGTCCCGCAGCGGCCGGGCGATCAGGTCGTCCAGCAGCTCGCCGCGGACCCGACCCTCCGCCTCCGCCACCGTGCGCCGGAACAGCAGCAGCAGAGCGGTCACCAGCGCGGCCCGCTCCAGGATCCGCTGGTCGGCGTCGACCAGCTCGTCGTCCGGGCGCAGCACCAGGGCGCCCAGGTTCTCCGCGCCCGCCACCACCGCCGCGTACCAGAGCGGGCCCCGGCGCACGCTGCGCCCCTCAGTCCGGGACGCGGCCACCGCCTCGACGATGTCCGTCCGGTCCGGCTCCTCGATCTCACCGACGCGGGCCAGCAGCCGCCCCTCGGCGTCCAGCGCCAGCAGCGCGCCGTCCAGCACCTCGGTCACCGCGGCCGCCACGTCCTCCACCCCGCCGCCGCGCAGCACCAGCGCGGTCATCCGGTCGTGCGCGGCCGCCGCCCGCTCCACCGAGCTGCTGTGCGCCCGGATGGTGGTGTTCGCCGCCGACAGCTCGGCCAGCGCCGAGCGGGTCTCGGCCAGCAGCCGGGCGGTGTCGATCGCCACGGCGGCGTGCGCGGCGAGGGAGACCAGCAGCGCCACCTCCTCCCGGGCGAACGGCCGGGCCGAGCGGTTGGCCGAGTAGAGCACCCCGATCGAGGTGGAGCCGAGCCGCAGCGGCACCCCGAGGATCGCCACCAGGCCCTCCTCGCCGACCCCGGCGTCGATCTCCCCGGTGTGGTGGAAGCGCTCGTCCTCGCCGTAGTTCGCGGTGACGTACGGCGCGCCGGACTGGGCCACCAGGCCGCCGAGGCCGGCGCCCATCGGCAACCGCAGCCGCTGGAAGCGGGCCGAGACCGACCCGTCGGTCACCCGCATGTAGGTGTCGCCGCGCTCGTCGTCGTTGAGCGTCATGTAGGCCACGTCGGCGCCGAGCAGGTTGCGGGCGCGGTGCACGATCGCCCGCAGCACGTCGTCCAGGTCGCGCAGCCCGGCCAGGTCGCTGACCGTGTCGTACAGGCCGGACAGCTCGGTCTCCCGGCGGCGCCGGCGCTCCAGCAGCGCGCGGACCCGCAGCGCCACCGTCTTCGCCTGCTCCAGCTCGGCCAGGCGGTCGGCGGGCAGCCCGGCGGCCCGCGCGGCCACCAGCGGTCCCTCGAACTCGACCGCCGCGGCCTCGCGGGCGAGCAGTTCCAGGAACTCCACCGGCGACGACATGGTCGACATTGTGCTCAGCCCCACTAGTTGGCCGTCCAGCCCCCGTCGAGCGCGATCGACGCGCCGGTGATGAACGCCGCCGGCGGCGAACAGAGGTACGCCAGCAGCTCCGCCACCTCCTCCGGTTCGATCAGCCGCTTGATCGCGGCCCGGGCCAGCATGATCTTCTCGATCACCTCGGCCTCGCCGATGCCGTGGCTGGCCGCCTGGTCGGCGATCTGGCTCTCCACCAGCGCGGTGCGCACGTACGCCGGGTTGATGCAGTTGGCGGTCACGCCGTGCGCGGCGCCCTCCAGCGCCACCACCTTCGACAGCCCCTCCAGCGCGTGCTTCGCCGAGACGTAGGCCGCCTTGTACGGCGACGCCCGCAGCCCGTGTACCGAGGAGATGTTGACGATCCGGCCCCAGCCGCGCGTGTACATGTGCGGCAGCGCGCGACGGATGATCAGGAACGGTGCCTCGACCATCACCCGCTGGATGTACTCGAAGCGCTCGACGGGGAAGTCCTGCACCGGCGCCACGTGCTGGAGCCCCGCGTTGTTGACCACGATGTCCACGTCCACGTCGAGGCGGTCCACCGCGGCGGCGTCGGCCAGGTCCACGCCCTCGGCCCGGCCGCCGGCCTCGGCGGCCACCGCCTTGGCCGCCTCCAGGTTGCGGTCCAGCACGAGCACCTTGGCGCCGGCCGCGCCCAGCCGCAGGGCGCACGCCCGCCCGATGCCGCTGCCGCCCCCGGTGACCAGGGCGGTCCGACCGGCGAGGTCGACCTGTACGACGTGGGGGACCGCCACGGGTTCTGCCGTCATGGCGCAAGAAGTTACGAGCTGTGTGGCCCCGGGCACATGGGCCGACGACACATACTCGCCACCCAAGCTGTGTGGCCCCGCCGCAGCCGCCCCGCCCGCCGGGCCTCGCGCCCGACTCCCGTCGATCAGGGAGGCGTGGTCCCCGATCGGGGCGGCTTGGTGGCCGTTGTGACCCACCACAACTCCATGATCGACCGGGGCGGGCGTGTCTCGTGGGGCCGGTGGGAGCGGGGGCAGTAGGGTGTCGAACACACGTACTGCTGACGGTCGGGGAGGGGGCGACGTGCGGGTTCTCGGTGTCGACCCGGGGCTGACCCGGTGCGGGGTGGGCGTGGTCGAGGGCGTGCCCGGCCGGCCCTGCACCCTGATCGCCTACTACGTGGTCTACACCGACCCGGCCGACGACCTGTCGCTCCGGCTGCTGCACCTGGACCGGTCGCTGACCGACCTGGTCGCCGAGCACCAACCGGAGAGCGTCGCCGTCGAGCGGGTGTTCAGCCAACACAACGTCCGCACGGTGATGGGCACCGCGCAGGCCAGCGGCATCGCCGTTCTGGCCGGAGCGCGCGCCGGGCTGCCGGTGCAGACGTACACCCCGAGCGAGGTCAAGGCGGCGGTGACCGGCTCCGGTCAGGCCGACAAGGCGCAGATGACCGCCATGGTGACCCGGCTGCTGCGGCTGGCCGAGCCGCCGAAGCCAGCCGACGCCGCCGACGCGCTCGCCCTGGCCATCTGCCACGTGTGGCGCGGCGGGACCCGCTCCAAGCTGGCCGCGGCGGCCGACCGGGCACGACGAGGAGGAGCACGATGATCGCCAGCGTGCGCGGCACGGTGACCGCGACCGGTCCGGACCAGGCCGTGATCGAGGTCGGCGGGGTCGGCCTGGCCGTGCACTGCGCGCCCGGGACGCTCGCCGAGCTGCGGGTCGGCCAGATCGCCCGGCTCGCCACCAGCCTGGTCGTCCGGGAGGATTCGCTGACCCTCTACGGCTTCGCCGACGACGACGCCAAGGCGCTGTTCGAGCTGCTCCAGACCGCCAGCGGCGTCGGCCCGAGGCTGGCCCAGGCGGTGCTGGCCGTGCACACCCCGGACGCGGTCCGCAAGGCGATCGCCAACGCCGACACCGCCGCGCTGACCCGGGTGCCCGGGATCGGCAAGAAGGGCGCCGAGCGACTGGTGCTGGAGCTGCGCGACCGGATCGGCCCGGTGCCGATCGGCGCCGACGGGGTGACCGGGGTGACCGGCGGCAGCTGGCCCGAGCAGGTCCGCCAGGCGCTGGTCGGGCTGGGCTGGACCGCGGGGCAGGCCGACCAGGCGGTGGCCGCGGTGGCGGAGACCGTCGACGGCGAGACCCCGCCCGTGCCGGTCCTGCTCAGGCAGGCCATCCGCCTGCTGGGTCGTACCCGATGAGCGCGAGGAGTGAGCCGGGTTTGCGAGCCCCGCAGTCGCGAATGAAGAGGGCGCTGTGAGTGAGACCGAAGGGCTCGTCTCGGCGTATGTCAGTGACGCCGACCGGGACGCGGAGGCCACCGTACGGCCCAAGCGGCTGGCCGAGTTCATCGCCCAGGACCGGGTCCGCGATCAGCTCGACCTGTTGTTGCAGGGCGCCATGCGGCGGGGCTCCCCGCCGGACCACATCCTGCTCTCCGGCCCGCCCGGGCTGGGCAAGACCAGCCTGGCCAACATCGTCGCCGCCGAGCTGGGCGCGGGCATCCGGGTGACCAGCGGCCCGGCGATCGAGCGTTCCGGTGACCTGGCGGCCATCCTGACCAGCCTCGCCGAGGGCGACGTGCTGTTCATCGACGAGATCCACCGGATCGCGCGGCCAGCGGAGGAGCTGCTCTACAGCGCGATGGAGGACTTCCGGGTCGACGTGGTGGTCGGCAAGGGGCCGGGCGCCACCGCCATCCCGCTGGACGTCGAGCCGTTCACGCTGGTCGGGGCGACCACGCGGTCGGGCCTGCTGACCGGGCCGATGCGGGACCGGTTCGGCTTCGTCGCGCACCTGGATTTCTACGCCCCGGCGGATCTGGAGACGCTGCTGCACCGCTCGGCGCGGATTCTGGGCGTGCCGATCACCGCCGAGGGCGCGGCCGAGATCGCCGGCCGGTCCCGGGGCACCCCGCGGATCGCCAACCGGCTGCTGCGCCGGGTCCGTGACTACGCGGAGGTGCGGGCCGAGGGTGTGGTCAATCTGGGTACGGCCCGCGCCGCGCTGACCGTGTACGACGTGGACGCGCTCGGCCTGGACCGGCTGGACCGGGCGGTGCTGACCGCGCTGGTCGACTCGTTCCGGGGTGGTCCGGTGGGGTTGTCCACCCTCGCCGTGGCGGTGGGGGAGCAGCCGGACACGGTCGAGGAGGTCTGCGAGCCGTTCCTGGTCCGCGCCGGCCTGCTGGCCCGTACCCCGCGCGGCCGGGTGGCCACCGAGGCCGCCTGGCGGCATCTGGGCAGAACGCCGCCGAATGGTACATTTGGTGTGGATGTCCCACCGGCGCCCGATCTGTTCTCGTTGGACGCCGAACAGCCGTGATGTGAACGTGATCTGCACCGCATTCGGTGTTCTCAGGTGCAGGGATTAGACTTCGCCGCGGTCTGTACAGGACGTGAGAATCCGCCTCCGCTCCGGCACCCCATGTGCCGGGCAGGTGGCCAATGGGAAGGTCAGTAACCGTGCATTACGCAGCAGCGGGTGGCGGGGCCGGCAGCTTCACGCCGATCCTGATGATCGCCCTGCTCTTCGGTGTCATGTACTTCATGATGATCCGCCCCCAGCAGAAGCGCCGCCGCGAGGCGGAGTCGATGCAGTCCAACCTCGGCCCCGGCGACGAGGTCGTGACCATCGGCGGGCTCTACGGCACGGTCACCGGCATCGAGGACGACACCGTCCTGATCGAGGTCGCCCCGGGCGTGCAGACCCGGTACGCCCGGCCGGCCATCGCCCGGGTGGTCACCCGCGCGGAGCTGCCGAGCGAGCCGGTCACCGAGGACGCGGACACCGTCAAGGAGTGACCCTCCCTCCCGGGGATGGTCGGGTTCGGCGTACGGCCGGCCCACGCCCCGGGGCCGCCGCGCCCGACGGGGCAGCGGACGTGACGTGAAAACTGGATAGTTGGGTCGACGCCGGGCGTCGGCACGTTCCCGTGACCGTCGGCGTCCCGCGCCGGCGCGTCCGGCCATCGTGTCGGCCCCTCGCCGACCCAGGTCAGACCCGTCGGCCGGGACCCCCGGTCCGACACCCGCCGCCGCCGCGCGCGGCGCGACCGTACAGGGAGACAGGACAACCGTGGCACCACCTCAGGGACAGATGCGCCCCGGGCGGCAGCTCGCCGTGCTCGGGTTCATCTTCGTCGTCCTCTATCTTTTGGTGTTCTTCTCCGGCGCCAGCGGCAGCTTGAAGGACCGGCTCGAGCCCCGGCTCGGCCTGGACCTCATCGGCGGCACCCGGGTGACGCTGGAGGCGACCAACAGCCTCGACGGCAAGCCCCCGACGGCGGAGAACCTCGAGGAGGCCCGCCAGATCATCGAGAGCCGGGTCAACGCGTTCGGCGTTGCCGAGGCCGAGGTGGTCACCGAGGGCAACCGGAACATCGTCATCTCCCTGCCCGGTGAAAACCGGGATCTCACCGACGTGGGCAGCGCGGCCGAGCTGCGCTTCCGCAAGGTGCTCAAGGCCGCCGACGGCAGCGGAACGGCTGCGGTGCCGCCGCCGGCCGCCACGCCGGCTCCCTCGGGCAGTGCCAGCCCGGTCCCGTCCGGCAGCGCGTTGCCGACCCCGTCGGGCAGCGCTGCTCCGAAGGTGACCACGTCGCCCAGCGGCGGGCAGGGCGGGATGGCCCCGGCGCCCAGCGCCAGCGCCACGCCGACCCCCTCGGCCTCGGCCTCGGCCTCGCCGAGTGCCGCCGCGCCGTCGCCGAGCGGCAGCGCCGAGCCGGTGCCGGCCAGCATCGAGGAGCAGCGAAAGGCCGTCGAGCAGAAAGTCGGCGCCCCCGCCTGGCAGGCCGCCAGCGGGCTGCAGGCCCCGGCGGACCTGGCCGCCGACCCGTCGCTGGCCGACAAGCTCAAGCCGTTCGGCACGCTGTCGCCGCAGGAGGTGGCGGTGCTGCCGGCGCAGATGCAGTTCAACGTGCCGACGATCGGCTGCGCGCAGCTCGACAAGCGCCCGCCGGCGTCGATCTCCGACCCGAAGCAGCAGGTCGTCTCCTGCGAGGACGGCGCTTCCAAGTACCTGCTCGATCAGGCCAAGGTGCTCGGCACCGACGTGTCCGACGCCGACGCGGTGCTGGACCAGACCAACGCCTGGGTGGTCAGCCTGGACTTCACCGGCGACGGCCAGGGCAAGTGGACCAGCCTCACCCGTGAGGCGTTCAACAACGAGGGCCAGGCCTGCGACGCGACCGCGCTGGGTCAGGACGGCAAGTGCCGGGTGGCCGTCGTGCTGGACAACGAGATCGTCTCCTCCCCGGAGATCCAGGGCGTGCTGACCGGCAACTCCCAGATCACCGGTAACTTCACCCAGAAGGACGCCAGCGCGCTCGCCAGCCAGCTGCGCTACGGCGCGCTGCCGGTGACCTTCGAGCAGCAGGAGCAGCAGAACGTCACCGCCACGCTGGGTGCCAGCCACCTGCGCGCCGGTCTGCTGGCGGCCGGCATCGGCATGCTGCTGGTCATCATCTACGCGTTCTTCTACTACCGGCTGCTCGGCTCGGTGATCTTCCTGAGCCTCATCCTCTCCGCGCTGCTGGTCTTCGGCGCGCTGGTGGTGCTCGGCCGGCAGATCGGCTTCACGCTCACC contains:
- the ruvB gene encoding Holliday junction branch migration DNA helicase RuvB, with translation MSETEGLVSAYVSDADRDAEATVRPKRLAEFIAQDRVRDQLDLLLQGAMRRGSPPDHILLSGPPGLGKTSLANIVAAELGAGIRVTSGPAIERSGDLAAILTSLAEGDVLFIDEIHRIARPAEELLYSAMEDFRVDVVVGKGPGATAIPLDVEPFTLVGATTRSGLLTGPMRDRFGFVAHLDFYAPADLETLLHRSARILGVPITAEGAAEIAGRSRGTPRIANRLLRRVRDYAEVRAEGVVNLGTARAALTVYDVDALGLDRLDRAVLTALVDSFRGGPVGLSTLAVAVGEQPDTVEEVCEPFLVRAGLLARTPRGRVATEAAWRHLGRTPPNGTFGVDVPPAPDLFSLDAEQP
- a CDS encoding TetR/AcrR family transcriptional regulator; its protein translation is MSDMTSTADAPRSPGRPRSLRADEAIIEATLDLLAEGSTIEALSIEAIAARAGVGKATIYRRWAGKDALLLDALRRLKGILPQPEGHSVRDDLVLLVGAIGKNVDPRAAKIMPCLVPAVNRSPDQFQLYQNIIAPRRQLMREVLRRGISEGLLRPDIDLEVTMALLTGPMLIQRVLQWNPELDERTLPGQVVDTVLEGIRTR
- the ruvA gene encoding Holliday junction branch migration protein RuvA, producing the protein MIASVRGTVTATGPDQAVIEVGGVGLAVHCAPGTLAELRVGQIARLATSLVVREDSLTLYGFADDDAKALFELLQTASGVGPRLAQAVLAVHTPDAVRKAIANADTAALTRVPGIGKKGAERLVLELRDRIGPVPIGADGVTGVTGGSWPEQVRQALVGLGWTAGQADQAVAAVAETVDGETPPVPVLLRQAIRLLGRTR
- a CDS encoding MFS transporter; this translates as MELHDNTGHPRRWPILGVLVISLLVVVLDNTILNVALRTLADPVHGLGASQGQLEWAINSYTLVFAGLLFTFGVLGDRAGRKRFLIIGLALFGLASLLSAYAQSPAQLIAARALMGVGGAAIMPVTLSIISNVFDPRERGRAIGVWAGAVGLAVAIGPILGGALLEHFWWGSVFLINVPVVVAGVLLVALLVPESRDPRPGRVDVLGVLLSVIGLVALSYGIIDGGEHGFGRPVAWGSILVGLAVLAWFVQHERRSDHPSLDVRLFRLPRFAAPVAIVGLVFFAAMGVMFFSSFYLQLVRDYSPLQTGLLFLPFAGAQLIFAPRSAAMVRRYGGRAVATVGLALTTAALAAFAFVDASTPIWVVLVVFFFQGVGMANIMPPATESIMSALPREKAGVGSAVSNTVRQVAGALGVAVLGSVLSAVYRADVDGALTGLPAQARDAANESISGAYAAAGQLGPAGPALISAANDAFVTAMHWAAALSAVVAALGILVVLRWMPGREAVADAPAAPVAEPELAGTA
- a CDS encoding 3-hydroxybutyrate dehydrogenase codes for the protein MTAEPVAVPHVVQVDLAGRTALVTGGGSGIGRACALRLGAAGAKVLVLDRNLEAAKAVAAEAGGRAEGVDLADAAAVDRLDVDVDIVVNNAGLQHVAPVQDFPVERFEYIQRVMVEAPFLIIRRALPHMYTRGWGRIVNISSVHGLRASPYKAAYVSAKHALEGLSKVVALEGAAHGVTANCINPAYVRTALVESQIADQAASHGIGEAEVIEKIMLARAAIKRLIEPEEVAELLAYLCSPPAAFITGASIALDGGWTAN
- the ruvC gene encoding crossover junction endodeoxyribonuclease RuvC translates to MRVLGVDPGLTRCGVGVVEGVPGRPCTLIAYYVVYTDPADDLSLRLLHLDRSLTDLVAEHQPESVAVERVFSQHNVRTVMGTAQASGIAVLAGARAGLPVQTYTPSEVKAAVTGSGQADKAQMTAMVTRLLRLAEPPKPADAADALALAICHVWRGGTRSKLAAAADRARRGGAR
- a CDS encoding helix-turn-helix domain-containing protein, which translates into the protein MSTMSSPVEFLELLAREAAAVEFEGPLVAARAAGLPADRLAELEQAKTVALRVRALLERRRRRETELSGLYDTVSDLAGLRDLDDVLRAIVHRARNLLGADVAYMTLNDDERGDTYMRVTDGSVSARFQRLRLPMGAGLGGLVAQSGAPYVTANYGEDERFHHTGEIDAGVGEEGLVAILGVPLRLGSTSIGVLYSANRSARPFAREEVALLVSLAAHAAVAIDTARLLAETRSALAELSAANTTIRAHSSSVERAAAAHDRMTALVLRGGGVEDVAAAVTEVLDGALLALDAEGRLLARVGEIEEPDRTDIVEAVAASRTEGRSVRRGPLWYAAVVAGAENLGALVLRPDDELVDADQRILERAALVTALLLLFRRTVAEAEGRVRGELLDDLIARPLRDTDALRSRARRLGVDLDAPHVLVAVGDDAIAATGSARQRVLSWATTYASARGGLAAARDGRVVLMLPGRDAGGSARSVARDLSRVTGRPVTAGASGPSAGPATLAGAFHEADRCLTALGALGRSGQGSSTAELGFVGLLLGTVSDRGEKDVAQFLTATVGPVLDYDARRGTALVKTLEAYFGVGGSLARAAEQLHVHVNTVTQRLERVGQLLGADWQKPERALEVQLALRLHRLRAPAG
- the secD gene encoding protein translocase subunit SecD, encoding MAPPQGQMRPGRQLAVLGFIFVVLYLLVFFSGASGSLKDRLEPRLGLDLIGGTRVTLEATNSLDGKPPTAENLEEARQIIESRVNAFGVAEAEVVTEGNRNIVISLPGENRDLTDVGSAAELRFRKVLKAADGSGTAAVPPPAATPAPSGSASPVPSGSALPTPSGSAAPKVTTSPSGGQGGMAPAPSASATPTPSASASASPSAAAPSPSGSAEPVPASIEEQRKAVEQKVGAPAWQAASGLQAPADLAADPSLADKLKPFGTLSPQEVAVLPAQMQFNVPTIGCAQLDKRPPASISDPKQQVVSCEDGASKYLLDQAKVLGTDVSDADAVLDQTNAWVVSLDFTGDGQGKWTSLTREAFNNEGQACDATALGQDGKCRVAVVLDNEIVSSPEIQGVLTGNSQITGNFTQKDASALASQLRYGALPVTFEQQEQQNVTATLGASHLRAGLLAAGIGMLLVIIYAFFYYRLLGSVIFLSLILSALLVFGALVVLGRQIGFTLTLAGIAGMIVSLGVAADSFVIYFERLKDEIREGRSPRSAVPRAWIRARRTIISANAITLLSAVVLYVVSVGTVKGFAFALGLATVLDLVVVFLFRHPIMTMFARTRAFLSPRVSGLGRALPARTQQTQPRNPRAKEA
- the yajC gene encoding preprotein translocase subunit YajC; the protein is MGRSVTVHYAAAGGGAGSFTPILMIALLFGVMYFMMIRPQQKRRREAESMQSNLGPGDEVVTIGGLYGTVTGIEDDTVLIEVAPGVQTRYARPAIARVVTRAELPSEPVTEDADTVKE